The Oryzias melastigma strain HK-1 linkage group LG6, ASM292280v2, whole genome shotgun sequence genome includes a window with the following:
- the zc3h18 gene encoding zinc finger CCCH domain-containing protein 18 isoform X3, whose protein sequence is MDTPESPTQSPQSPEDEEKGFSSRGGLDSPDEEADGVVSDSELLQDDEDGGLVEEDQEIIGESQGRVSDLEDEVVPDFVSDPEDEEPVGETCGLSHEDETIVLMDGDEDGPQGEQLDEEEERVIDTPRSPDSEPEQDLYPEEDGDDADEGYGYYKSISADRETQEVDDDEEEEENKDKPDEDEENERRRRAAAAREMKDDSASVSRELDEHELDYDEEVPEEPSIPAHDEEEEEDETKAKGEEEEQAQSDEKNIRKKEKKPILPPSPNDSRRGEDSKGLERSRRDSFKDRKKEDDDGEIDEGEIDDDDLEEGEVKDPSDRKIRPRPICRFFIKGNCTWGMNCRFIHPGVNDKGNYSLITKPDPFSPNGAPPGGPVPLMPNSPWVGPAVEELPPPPPPAEPPVESAWERGLRHAKEVLKKATIRKEQEPDFEEKRFNVTIGEDERDFDKENEFFRERSYRVIREEMDFRDPVYSDPYADPYYDYEMEALWRGGHYENFRVQYTEAPLPYHYTERERERELRERHRERERDHRERERRQREREREREREREKERMRRKEEWEKDRIKRDDKERPRMRPPRDPREKKEEDKMKPRSPLNLPVNRPLEPPSKKEMVPVMRRPDEWKDPWRRSKSPRRRAGLGSPPRGRRRHRPSGSSVSLSNSSRSSSRSSSYTGSGSSRSRSRSSSFSSYSSHSSQHSSFSGSRSRSRSFSSSPSQSPAVPRNAKNKPDLPAVSARGMPPKPGAMPPPRREKPPLKKAPSPPPPAGPQIRPPKPPTEGGKPPPVVREAGGSGGPAAMGGGGAAGRPPQPREPGRPPNQREGRQRERPQHPPHRRTVSGSVSGSGSSYTGSSSRSRSSSNSLSRSRSGSRKSRSLSVSSVSSVSSASSSSSMRSADSDDMYADLASPVSSASSHSPTPNQPRKERRPPRDRSPPGRDKTRERPSKKDEPFRDDRRKTDQSGAPPRGGGGPPRSGPGNRGGPPVHPLPVAGGPPGNYGGSGSHKDIKLTLLNKGDRGNRKRYLPSDKDRSGSPLSKRMAMSPDRGRDKKMPGRPPMSPRMDRPRGQGPRLPAAQGDRKRPLSPPIKSSGKIPTTPSSKAPPAASAPAGGSSSGSGKPSNTLSRREELLKQLKAVEDAIARKRAKIPAK, encoded by the exons ATGGATACACCTGAGAGCCCCACACAGTCTCCACAGTCCCCTGAAGATGAGGAAAAGGGGTTTTCCAGCAGAGGGGGGCTGGACTCCCCCGATGAAGAGGCTGACGGGGTCGTCTCAGACAGTGAACTACTtcaagatgatgaagatggagGCCTAGTTGAAGAAGACCAAGAAATAATAGGGGAAAGCCAAGGTCGAGTTTCAGACCTGGAGGACGAGGTGGTCCCAGATTTTGTGTCAGATCCAGAGGATGAGGAACCCGTTGGAGAGACGTGTGGGCTGAGTCATGAAGATGAGACCATTGTCCTGATGGACGGAGATGAAGATGGGCCACAGGGAGagcagctggacgaggaagagGAAAGAGTGATCGACACCCCACGATCGCCTGATTCGGAGCCTGAGCAGGACCTCTACCCGGAGGAGGATGGAGATGACGCAGATGAAGGATACGGCTACTACAAAAGCATCTCAGCTGACCGGGAGACCCAAGAGGTCGATGAcgacgaggaagaggaggagaataAAGACAAACCCGATGAAGATGAGGAGaatgaaaggaggaggagagccgCTGCAGCGAGAGAAATGAAGGACGACTCTGCCTCTGTGTCTCGCGAGCTGGATGAGCACGAACTGGATTATGATGAAGAAGTCCCAGAAGAGCCCAGCATCCCTGCACAcgacgaagaggaggaggaggatgaaacaaaagcaaagggagaggaggaagaacaaGCACAGAGCGACGAAAAGAACATtaggaaaaaagagaagaagccGATCCTCCCTCCGTCTCCAAATGATTCCAGGAGGGGAGAGGACTCCAAAGGTCTGGAGAGGAGTCGCAGAGACTCCTTTAAAGACCGGAAGAAGGAGGACGATGATGGAGAGATCGATGAAGGAGAGATTGAT GATGACGACCTGGAGGAGGGGGAGGTCAAAGACCCGTCAGACAGGAAGATCAGACCACGTCCCATCTGCAGGTTCTTCATCAAAG GAAACTGCACATGGGGCATGAACTGCAGGTTTATCCACCCAGGAGTCAACGACAAAGGAAACTACTCCCTCATCACCAAACCCGATCCGTTCTCACCAAACGGAGCACCTCCTGGGGGGCCGGTCCCGCTCATGCCCAACAGCCCCTGG GTCGGTCCGGCTGTGGAGGAGCTccccccaccacctcctcctgcaGAGCCTCCTGTGGAGAGCGCCTGGGAGAGAGGACTGAGGCACGCCAAAGAG GTGCTGAAGAAAGCCACAATCAGGAAGGAGCAGGAGCCCGACTTCGAGGAAAAGCGCTTCAACGTGACGATCGGAGAAGATGAGAGGGACTTCGACAAAGAGAACGAGTTCTTCAGAGAACGCAGCTACCGCGTCATCAGAGA ggaAATGGACTTCAGAGATCCAGTTTATAG cgaTCCGTATGCTGACCCCTACTACGACTATGAAATGGAGGCTTTGTGGCGGGGGGGCCACTATGAAAACTTCCGAGTGCAGTACACTGAAGCCCCCCTCCCTTATCACTACACT GAGCGCGAACGCGAGCGGGAACTTCGGGAGCGCCACAGAGAGCGGGAGAGAGACCACCGCGAGCGGGAACGTCGACAGCGAGAAAGGGAGCGGGAGAGAGAGCGGGAGCGTGAGAAGGAGAGGATGAGGCGGAAAGAAGAATGGGAGAAGGACCGGATTAAACGGGACGACAAGGAACGGCCGAGGATGCGTCCTCCTCGAGACCCCAGAGAGAAGAAAGAAGAGGACAAGATGAAGCCGCGCTCCCCCCTCAACCTGCCAGTCAA CAGGCCGTTGGAGCCACCTTCAAAGAAAGAAATGGTTCCAGTCATGAGACGACCAGACGAGTGGAAAGACCCATGGCGCCGATCCAAATCTCCAAGGAGACGGGCCGGATTGGGCTCCCCGCCTCGAGGTCGCCGGCGACATCGACCCTCGGGCTCCTCGGTCTCCTTGTCCAACTCTTCCAG GTCTTCATCTCGCTCTTCATCATACACTGGTTCGGGGTCCTCCCGCTCCCGCAGCCGatcctcctccttcagctcgTACTCCAGCCACTCTTCCCAGCACAGCTCCTTCAGCGGCAGCCGCTCCAG gtctcGATCTTTTTCCTCGTCTCCCTCACAAAGTCCAGCAGTTCCCCGGAATGCAAAGAACAAACCGGACCTCCCGGCCGTGTCCGCTCGAGG CATGCCGCCTAAGCCGGGAGCCATGCCTCCTCCCCGCAGAGAGAAGCCCCCTCTAAAGAAAGCCCCCAGTCCACCTCCACCTGCTGGACCACAGATCAGGCCCCCCAAACCCCCCACAGAGGGAGGCAAGCCTCCTCCTGTTGTCAGAGAGGCAGGAGGCTCCGGAGGACCAGCGGCAATGGGTGGAGGGGGTGCAGCAGGCAGACCTCCCCAGCCACGGGAACCTGGCAGACCCCCGAATCAACGGGAGGGGAGGCAGAGAGAGAGACCGCAGCACCCTCCCCATAG GAGAACTGTGAGTGGGAGTGTGAGTGGAAGTGGCAGCAGTTACACTGGTTCCAGCTCCAGATCCAGATCATCCTCCAACTCCCTGTCGCGTTCTCGCTCTGGATCCAGGAAGTCCAG GTCGCTGAGTGTCAGCAGCGTCTCGTCCGTGTCGTCTGCATCGTCCAGCAGCTCCATGCGCAGCGCCGACTCCGACGACATGTACGCCGACCTTGCGAGCCCGGTGTCCTCCGCCAGCTCCCACTCGCCAACACCCAACCAGCCCCGGAAGGAGCGCAGGCCTCCGCGGGACCGCTCCCCCCCGGGTCGGGACAAGACCAGGG AAAGACCGTCAAAGAAAGACGAACCTTTTAGGGACGATCGCAGGAAAACGGACCAGTCTGGAGCTCCGCCCAGAGGGGGTGGTGGCCCGCCCCGATCTGGGCCTGGTAATAGGGGAGGCCCCCCTGTGCATCCTCTACCTGTGGCTGGTGGCCCCCCTGGAAACTATGGAGGTTCAGGTTCCCACAAAGACATCAAACTGACCCTGCTTAACAAG GGAGACAGAGGCAACAGAAAGAGGTACCTCCCGTCAGACAAGGACAGGTCGGGCTCCCCTCTTAGCAAGAGGATGGCCATGTCTCCAGACAGAG gCCGTGATAAAAAGATGCCCGGTCGACCCCCAATGTCTCCCAGAATGGATCGCCCCAGAGGACAAGGACCTCGACTCCCAGCTGCCCAGGGAGACAG AAAACGCCCTCTGTCTCCTCCAATCAAGTCCTCTGGGAAAATCCCAACAACGCCGTCAAGCAAAGCGCCGCCAGCAGCCTCGGCTCCAGCTGGGGGGTCGAGCTCGGGCTCCGGAAAGCCGAGCAACACGCTGTCCCGCCGCGAGGAGCTGCTGAAGCAGCTGAAGGCCGTGGAGGACGCCATCGCACGGAAACGGGCAAAGATCCCTGCCAAATAA
- the zc3h18 gene encoding zinc finger CCCH domain-containing protein 18 isoform X2, whose amino-acid sequence MDTPESPTQSPQSPEDEEKGFSSRGGLDSPDEEADGVVSDSELLQDDEDGGLVEEDQEIIGESQGRVSDLEDEVVPDFVSDPEDEEPVGETCGLSHEDETIVLMDGDEDGPQGEQLDEEEERVIDTPRSPDSEPEQDLYPEEDGDDADEGYGYYKSISADRETQEVDDDEEEEENKDKPDEDEENERRRRAAAAREMKDDSASVSRELDEHELDYDEEVPEEPSIPAHDEEEEEDETKAKGEEEEQAQSDEKNIRKKEKKPILPPSPNDSRRGEDSKGLERSRRDSFKDRKKEDDDGEIDEGEIDDDDLEEGEVKDPSDRKIRPRPICRFFIKGNCTWGMNCRFIHPGVNDKGNYSLITKPDPFSPNGAPPGGPVPLMPNSPWVGPAVEELPPPPPPAEPPVESAWERGLRHAKEVLKKATIRKEQEPDFEEKRFNVTIGEDERDFDKENEFFRERSYRVIREEMDFRDPVYSDPYADPYYDYEMEALWRGGHYENFRVQYTEAPLPYHYTERERERELRERHRERERDHRERERRQREREREREREREKERMRRKEEWEKDRIKRDDKERPRMRPPRDPREKKEEDKMKPRSPLNLPVKPLEPPSKKEMVPVMRRPDEWKDPWRRSKSPRRRAGLGSPPRGRRRHRPSGSSVSLSNSSRSSSRSSSYTGSGSSRSRSRSSSFSSYSSHSSQHSSFSGSRSRSRSFSSSPSQSPAVPRNAKNKPDLPAVSARGMPPKPGAMPPPRREKPPLKKAPSPPPPAGPQIRPPKPPTEGGKPPPVVREAGGSGGPAAMGGGGAAGRPPQPREPGRPPNQREGRQRERPQHPPHRRTVSGSVSGSGSSYTGSSSRSRSSSNSLSRSRSGSRKSRSLSVSSVSSVSSASSSSSMRSADSDDMYADLASPVSSASSHSPTPNQPRKERRPPRDRSPPGRDKTRERPSKKDEPFRDDRRKTDQSGAPPRGGGGPPRSGPGNRGGPPVHPLPVAGGPPGNYGGSGSHKDIKLTLLNKQGDRGNRKRYLPSDKDRSGSPLSKRMAMSPDRGRDKKMPGRPPMSPRMDRPRGQGPRLPAAQGDRKRPLSPPIKSSGKIPTTPSSKAPPAASAPAGGSSSGSGKPSNTLSRREELLKQLKAVEDAIARKRAKIPAK is encoded by the exons ATGGATACACCTGAGAGCCCCACACAGTCTCCACAGTCCCCTGAAGATGAGGAAAAGGGGTTTTCCAGCAGAGGGGGGCTGGACTCCCCCGATGAAGAGGCTGACGGGGTCGTCTCAGACAGTGAACTACTtcaagatgatgaagatggagGCCTAGTTGAAGAAGACCAAGAAATAATAGGGGAAAGCCAAGGTCGAGTTTCAGACCTGGAGGACGAGGTGGTCCCAGATTTTGTGTCAGATCCAGAGGATGAGGAACCCGTTGGAGAGACGTGTGGGCTGAGTCATGAAGATGAGACCATTGTCCTGATGGACGGAGATGAAGATGGGCCACAGGGAGagcagctggacgaggaagagGAAAGAGTGATCGACACCCCACGATCGCCTGATTCGGAGCCTGAGCAGGACCTCTACCCGGAGGAGGATGGAGATGACGCAGATGAAGGATACGGCTACTACAAAAGCATCTCAGCTGACCGGGAGACCCAAGAGGTCGATGAcgacgaggaagaggaggagaataAAGACAAACCCGATGAAGATGAGGAGaatgaaaggaggaggagagccgCTGCAGCGAGAGAAATGAAGGACGACTCTGCCTCTGTGTCTCGCGAGCTGGATGAGCACGAACTGGATTATGATGAAGAAGTCCCAGAAGAGCCCAGCATCCCTGCACAcgacgaagaggaggaggaggatgaaacaaaagcaaagggagaggaggaagaacaaGCACAGAGCGACGAAAAGAACATtaggaaaaaagagaagaagccGATCCTCCCTCCGTCTCCAAATGATTCCAGGAGGGGAGAGGACTCCAAAGGTCTGGAGAGGAGTCGCAGAGACTCCTTTAAAGACCGGAAGAAGGAGGACGATGATGGAGAGATCGATGAAGGAGAGATTGAT GATGACGACCTGGAGGAGGGGGAGGTCAAAGACCCGTCAGACAGGAAGATCAGACCACGTCCCATCTGCAGGTTCTTCATCAAAG GAAACTGCACATGGGGCATGAACTGCAGGTTTATCCACCCAGGAGTCAACGACAAAGGAAACTACTCCCTCATCACCAAACCCGATCCGTTCTCACCAAACGGAGCACCTCCTGGGGGGCCGGTCCCGCTCATGCCCAACAGCCCCTGG GTCGGTCCGGCTGTGGAGGAGCTccccccaccacctcctcctgcaGAGCCTCCTGTGGAGAGCGCCTGGGAGAGAGGACTGAGGCACGCCAAAGAG GTGCTGAAGAAAGCCACAATCAGGAAGGAGCAGGAGCCCGACTTCGAGGAAAAGCGCTTCAACGTGACGATCGGAGAAGATGAGAGGGACTTCGACAAAGAGAACGAGTTCTTCAGAGAACGCAGCTACCGCGTCATCAGAGA ggaAATGGACTTCAGAGATCCAGTTTATAG cgaTCCGTATGCTGACCCCTACTACGACTATGAAATGGAGGCTTTGTGGCGGGGGGGCCACTATGAAAACTTCCGAGTGCAGTACACTGAAGCCCCCCTCCCTTATCACTACACT GAGCGCGAACGCGAGCGGGAACTTCGGGAGCGCCACAGAGAGCGGGAGAGAGACCACCGCGAGCGGGAACGTCGACAGCGAGAAAGGGAGCGGGAGAGAGAGCGGGAGCGTGAGAAGGAGAGGATGAGGCGGAAAGAAGAATGGGAGAAGGACCGGATTAAACGGGACGACAAGGAACGGCCGAGGATGCGTCCTCCTCGAGACCCCAGAGAGAAGAAAGAAGAGGACAAGATGAAGCCGCGCTCCCCCCTCAACCTGCCAGTCAA GCCGTTGGAGCCACCTTCAAAGAAAGAAATGGTTCCAGTCATGAGACGACCAGACGAGTGGAAAGACCCATGGCGCCGATCCAAATCTCCAAGGAGACGGGCCGGATTGGGCTCCCCGCCTCGAGGTCGCCGGCGACATCGACCCTCGGGCTCCTCGGTCTCCTTGTCCAACTCTTCCAG GTCTTCATCTCGCTCTTCATCATACACTGGTTCGGGGTCCTCCCGCTCCCGCAGCCGatcctcctccttcagctcgTACTCCAGCCACTCTTCCCAGCACAGCTCCTTCAGCGGCAGCCGCTCCAG gtctcGATCTTTTTCCTCGTCTCCCTCACAAAGTCCAGCAGTTCCCCGGAATGCAAAGAACAAACCGGACCTCCCGGCCGTGTCCGCTCGAGG CATGCCGCCTAAGCCGGGAGCCATGCCTCCTCCCCGCAGAGAGAAGCCCCCTCTAAAGAAAGCCCCCAGTCCACCTCCACCTGCTGGACCACAGATCAGGCCCCCCAAACCCCCCACAGAGGGAGGCAAGCCTCCTCCTGTTGTCAGAGAGGCAGGAGGCTCCGGAGGACCAGCGGCAATGGGTGGAGGGGGTGCAGCAGGCAGACCTCCCCAGCCACGGGAACCTGGCAGACCCCCGAATCAACGGGAGGGGAGGCAGAGAGAGAGACCGCAGCACCCTCCCCATAG GAGAACTGTGAGTGGGAGTGTGAGTGGAAGTGGCAGCAGTTACACTGGTTCCAGCTCCAGATCCAGATCATCCTCCAACTCCCTGTCGCGTTCTCGCTCTGGATCCAGGAAGTCCAG GTCGCTGAGTGTCAGCAGCGTCTCGTCCGTGTCGTCTGCATCGTCCAGCAGCTCCATGCGCAGCGCCGACTCCGACGACATGTACGCCGACCTTGCGAGCCCGGTGTCCTCCGCCAGCTCCCACTCGCCAACACCCAACCAGCCCCGGAAGGAGCGCAGGCCTCCGCGGGACCGCTCCCCCCCGGGTCGGGACAAGACCAGGG AAAGACCGTCAAAGAAAGACGAACCTTTTAGGGACGATCGCAGGAAAACGGACCAGTCTGGAGCTCCGCCCAGAGGGGGTGGTGGCCCGCCCCGATCTGGGCCTGGTAATAGGGGAGGCCCCCCTGTGCATCCTCTACCTGTGGCTGGTGGCCCCCCTGGAAACTATGGAGGTTCAGGTTCCCACAAAGACATCAAACTGACCCTGCTTAACAAG CAGGGAGACAGAGGCAACAGAAAGAGGTACCTCCCGTCAGACAAGGACAGGTCGGGCTCCCCTCTTAGCAAGAGGATGGCCATGTCTCCAGACAGAG gCCGTGATAAAAAGATGCCCGGTCGACCCCCAATGTCTCCCAGAATGGATCGCCCCAGAGGACAAGGACCTCGACTCCCAGCTGCCCAGGGAGACAG AAAACGCCCTCTGTCTCCTCCAATCAAGTCCTCTGGGAAAATCCCAACAACGCCGTCAAGCAAAGCGCCGCCAGCAGCCTCGGCTCCAGCTGGGGGGTCGAGCTCGGGCTCCGGAAAGCCGAGCAACACGCTGTCCCGCCGCGAGGAGCTGCTGAAGCAGCTGAAGGCCGTGGAGGACGCCATCGCACGGAAACGGGCAAAGATCCCTGCCAAATAA
- the zc3h18 gene encoding zinc finger CCCH domain-containing protein 18 isoform X1 codes for MDTPESPTQSPQSPEDEEKGFSSRGGLDSPDEEADGVVSDSELLQDDEDGGLVEEDQEIIGESQGRVSDLEDEVVPDFVSDPEDEEPVGETCGLSHEDETIVLMDGDEDGPQGEQLDEEEERVIDTPRSPDSEPEQDLYPEEDGDDADEGYGYYKSISADRETQEVDDDEEEEENKDKPDEDEENERRRRAAAAREMKDDSASVSRELDEHELDYDEEVPEEPSIPAHDEEEEEDETKAKGEEEEQAQSDEKNIRKKEKKPILPPSPNDSRRGEDSKGLERSRRDSFKDRKKEDDDGEIDEGEIDDDDLEEGEVKDPSDRKIRPRPICRFFIKGNCTWGMNCRFIHPGVNDKGNYSLITKPDPFSPNGAPPGGPVPLMPNSPWVGPAVEELPPPPPPAEPPVESAWERGLRHAKEVLKKATIRKEQEPDFEEKRFNVTIGEDERDFDKENEFFRERSYRVIREEMDFRDPVYSDPYADPYYDYEMEALWRGGHYENFRVQYTEAPLPYHYTERERERELRERHRERERDHRERERRQREREREREREREKERMRRKEEWEKDRIKRDDKERPRMRPPRDPREKKEEDKMKPRSPLNLPVNRPLEPPSKKEMVPVMRRPDEWKDPWRRSKSPRRRAGLGSPPRGRRRHRPSGSSVSLSNSSRSSSRSSSYTGSGSSRSRSRSSSFSSYSSHSSQHSSFSGSRSRSRSFSSSPSQSPAVPRNAKNKPDLPAVSARGMPPKPGAMPPPRREKPPLKKAPSPPPPAGPQIRPPKPPTEGGKPPPVVREAGGSGGPAAMGGGGAAGRPPQPREPGRPPNQREGRQRERPQHPPHRRTVSGSVSGSGSSYTGSSSRSRSSSNSLSRSRSGSRKSRSLSVSSVSSVSSASSSSSMRSADSDDMYADLASPVSSASSHSPTPNQPRKERRPPRDRSPPGRDKTRERPSKKDEPFRDDRRKTDQSGAPPRGGGGPPRSGPGNRGGPPVHPLPVAGGPPGNYGGSGSHKDIKLTLLNKQGDRGNRKRYLPSDKDRSGSPLSKRMAMSPDRGRDKKMPGRPPMSPRMDRPRGQGPRLPAAQGDRKRPLSPPIKSSGKIPTTPSSKAPPAASAPAGGSSSGSGKPSNTLSRREELLKQLKAVEDAIARKRAKIPAK; via the exons ATGGATACACCTGAGAGCCCCACACAGTCTCCACAGTCCCCTGAAGATGAGGAAAAGGGGTTTTCCAGCAGAGGGGGGCTGGACTCCCCCGATGAAGAGGCTGACGGGGTCGTCTCAGACAGTGAACTACTtcaagatgatgaagatggagGCCTAGTTGAAGAAGACCAAGAAATAATAGGGGAAAGCCAAGGTCGAGTTTCAGACCTGGAGGACGAGGTGGTCCCAGATTTTGTGTCAGATCCAGAGGATGAGGAACCCGTTGGAGAGACGTGTGGGCTGAGTCATGAAGATGAGACCATTGTCCTGATGGACGGAGATGAAGATGGGCCACAGGGAGagcagctggacgaggaagagGAAAGAGTGATCGACACCCCACGATCGCCTGATTCGGAGCCTGAGCAGGACCTCTACCCGGAGGAGGATGGAGATGACGCAGATGAAGGATACGGCTACTACAAAAGCATCTCAGCTGACCGGGAGACCCAAGAGGTCGATGAcgacgaggaagaggaggagaataAAGACAAACCCGATGAAGATGAGGAGaatgaaaggaggaggagagccgCTGCAGCGAGAGAAATGAAGGACGACTCTGCCTCTGTGTCTCGCGAGCTGGATGAGCACGAACTGGATTATGATGAAGAAGTCCCAGAAGAGCCCAGCATCCCTGCACAcgacgaagaggaggaggaggatgaaacaaaagcaaagggagaggaggaagaacaaGCACAGAGCGACGAAAAGAACATtaggaaaaaagagaagaagccGATCCTCCCTCCGTCTCCAAATGATTCCAGGAGGGGAGAGGACTCCAAAGGTCTGGAGAGGAGTCGCAGAGACTCCTTTAAAGACCGGAAGAAGGAGGACGATGATGGAGAGATCGATGAAGGAGAGATTGAT GATGACGACCTGGAGGAGGGGGAGGTCAAAGACCCGTCAGACAGGAAGATCAGACCACGTCCCATCTGCAGGTTCTTCATCAAAG GAAACTGCACATGGGGCATGAACTGCAGGTTTATCCACCCAGGAGTCAACGACAAAGGAAACTACTCCCTCATCACCAAACCCGATCCGTTCTCACCAAACGGAGCACCTCCTGGGGGGCCGGTCCCGCTCATGCCCAACAGCCCCTGG GTCGGTCCGGCTGTGGAGGAGCTccccccaccacctcctcctgcaGAGCCTCCTGTGGAGAGCGCCTGGGAGAGAGGACTGAGGCACGCCAAAGAG GTGCTGAAGAAAGCCACAATCAGGAAGGAGCAGGAGCCCGACTTCGAGGAAAAGCGCTTCAACGTGACGATCGGAGAAGATGAGAGGGACTTCGACAAAGAGAACGAGTTCTTCAGAGAACGCAGCTACCGCGTCATCAGAGA ggaAATGGACTTCAGAGATCCAGTTTATAG cgaTCCGTATGCTGACCCCTACTACGACTATGAAATGGAGGCTTTGTGGCGGGGGGGCCACTATGAAAACTTCCGAGTGCAGTACACTGAAGCCCCCCTCCCTTATCACTACACT GAGCGCGAACGCGAGCGGGAACTTCGGGAGCGCCACAGAGAGCGGGAGAGAGACCACCGCGAGCGGGAACGTCGACAGCGAGAAAGGGAGCGGGAGAGAGAGCGGGAGCGTGAGAAGGAGAGGATGAGGCGGAAAGAAGAATGGGAGAAGGACCGGATTAAACGGGACGACAAGGAACGGCCGAGGATGCGTCCTCCTCGAGACCCCAGAGAGAAGAAAGAAGAGGACAAGATGAAGCCGCGCTCCCCCCTCAACCTGCCAGTCAA CAGGCCGTTGGAGCCACCTTCAAAGAAAGAAATGGTTCCAGTCATGAGACGACCAGACGAGTGGAAAGACCCATGGCGCCGATCCAAATCTCCAAGGAGACGGGCCGGATTGGGCTCCCCGCCTCGAGGTCGCCGGCGACATCGACCCTCGGGCTCCTCGGTCTCCTTGTCCAACTCTTCCAG GTCTTCATCTCGCTCTTCATCATACACTGGTTCGGGGTCCTCCCGCTCCCGCAGCCGatcctcctccttcagctcgTACTCCAGCCACTCTTCCCAGCACAGCTCCTTCAGCGGCAGCCGCTCCAG gtctcGATCTTTTTCCTCGTCTCCCTCACAAAGTCCAGCAGTTCCCCGGAATGCAAAGAACAAACCGGACCTCCCGGCCGTGTCCGCTCGAGG CATGCCGCCTAAGCCGGGAGCCATGCCTCCTCCCCGCAGAGAGAAGCCCCCTCTAAAGAAAGCCCCCAGTCCACCTCCACCTGCTGGACCACAGATCAGGCCCCCCAAACCCCCCACAGAGGGAGGCAAGCCTCCTCCTGTTGTCAGAGAGGCAGGAGGCTCCGGAGGACCAGCGGCAATGGGTGGAGGGGGTGCAGCAGGCAGACCTCCCCAGCCACGGGAACCTGGCAGACCCCCGAATCAACGGGAGGGGAGGCAGAGAGAGAGACCGCAGCACCCTCCCCATAG GAGAACTGTGAGTGGGAGTGTGAGTGGAAGTGGCAGCAGTTACACTGGTTCCAGCTCCAGATCCAGATCATCCTCCAACTCCCTGTCGCGTTCTCGCTCTGGATCCAGGAAGTCCAG GTCGCTGAGTGTCAGCAGCGTCTCGTCCGTGTCGTCTGCATCGTCCAGCAGCTCCATGCGCAGCGCCGACTCCGACGACATGTACGCCGACCTTGCGAGCCCGGTGTCCTCCGCCAGCTCCCACTCGCCAACACCCAACCAGCCCCGGAAGGAGCGCAGGCCTCCGCGGGACCGCTCCCCCCCGGGTCGGGACAAGACCAGGG AAAGACCGTCAAAGAAAGACGAACCTTTTAGGGACGATCGCAGGAAAACGGACCAGTCTGGAGCTCCGCCCAGAGGGGGTGGTGGCCCGCCCCGATCTGGGCCTGGTAATAGGGGAGGCCCCCCTGTGCATCCTCTACCTGTGGCTGGTGGCCCCCCTGGAAACTATGGAGGTTCAGGTTCCCACAAAGACATCAAACTGACCCTGCTTAACAAG CAGGGAGACAGAGGCAACAGAAAGAGGTACCTCCCGTCAGACAAGGACAGGTCGGGCTCCCCTCTTAGCAAGAGGATGGCCATGTCTCCAGACAGAG gCCGTGATAAAAAGATGCCCGGTCGACCCCCAATGTCTCCCAGAATGGATCGCCCCAGAGGACAAGGACCTCGACTCCCAGCTGCCCAGGGAGACAG AAAACGCCCTCTGTCTCCTCCAATCAAGTCCTCTGGGAAAATCCCAACAACGCCGTCAAGCAAAGCGCCGCCAGCAGCCTCGGCTCCAGCTGGGGGGTCGAGCTCGGGCTCCGGAAAGCCGAGCAACACGCTGTCCCGCCGCGAGGAGCTGCTGAAGCAGCTGAAGGCCGTGGAGGACGCCATCGCACGGAAACGGGCAAAGATCCCTGCCAAATAA